A genomic region of Elaeis guineensis isolate ETL-2024a chromosome 9, EG11, whole genome shotgun sequence contains the following coding sequences:
- the LOC105051019 gene encoding uncharacterized protein produces the protein MEEGNSNSNNNPIAQQHQQLLQQQLFLMQQYQQHHQHQLQQQQQQQQQQMPQSHPIQAQQQPSSTSQQPPLSLLQQQQQAISRFPSNIDAHLRAPGLRSLQFRPPTINSLSHPQQPQPQPQPQPPPPPPQQQQQQQAQQHHQQPASLISNLHHAQQPQSQQQQQQQPPPPPQQARAGIGMGMGMGIAGRTPAASPVEVEMAQQDAMKVCNPDIKRPFASIEDAVLRLLPYHVVSDYEAEEDDRILDSDTTGQIPSRLQQWDHNILSKIAEFTSTFEKQVLAFNIMSRKRALGEFRSEERLMIEQALLQEEKQALLEIRAEIESREKAGREAAEAKMRMAMAQAEHARAEAQAHADMIARAPMKASAAASQGDEGSGHDMGQEPGGNMEEIHGWGNAQRDDEDPSEDFLNDENEPEDGETGMQNEWREVGELDLNTR, from the exons ATGGAGGAAGGGAACAGCAATAGCAACAACAATCCGATCGCGCAGCAGCACCAGCAGCTCCTCCAGCAGCAACTCTTCTTGATGCAGCAGTACCAACAACACCACCAACACCAGCTccaacaacagcagcagcagcagcagcagcagatgCCACAATCCCATCCCATCCAAGCCCAGCAGCAGCCATCGAGCACTTCTCAGCAACCACCGCTTAGCCtcctgcagcagcagcagcaggccATCTCTCGCTTCCCCTCCAACATCGATGCCCATCTCCGGGCCCCCGGCCTCCGCTCCCTCCAATTCCGACCCCCGACTATCAATTCCCTTTCGCATCCTCAGCAGCCGCAGCCGCAGCCGCAGCCgcagccgccgccgccgccgccgcagcagcagcagcaacagcaggcGCAGCAGCATCATCAGCAGCCGGCGTCTTTGATTTCGAATCTCCATCATGCCCAGCAGCCCCAatcacagcagcagcagcagcagcagccgccgccaCCGCCTCAGCAAGCGAGGGCGGGGATtgggatggggatggggatggggattGCGGGGAGGACGCCGGCGGCGAGTCCGGTGGAGGTGGAGATGGCGCAGCAGGACGCCATGAAGGTCTGCAACCCGGACATCAAGCGCCCCTTCGCTTCCATCGAGGACGCCGTCCTCAG GCTATTGCCATATCATGTGGTGTCTGATTACGAGGCTGAAGAAGATGACAGGATTCTTGACAGCGACACCACTGGTCAGATTCCTTCTCGGCTTCAGCAGTGGGACCACAACATCCTTTCCAAGATTGCAGAGTTCACCAGTACCTTCGAGAAACAAGTCCTTGCCTTCAACATTATGTCGAGGAAGAGGGCCCTTGGAGAATTTAGGTCAGAGGAGAGACTCATGATAGAACAGGCTCTACTGCAAGAGGAGAAGCAAGCATTGCTGGAGATAAGGGCGGAGATTGAGTCCAGAGAGAAGGCTGGCAGGGAAGCAGCAGAGGCTAAGATGCGGATGGCAATGGCTCAAGCTGAGCATGCTCGGGCAGAGGCTCAAGCCCATGCCGACATGATTGCTCGTGCTCCAATGAAGGCAAGTGCTGCTGCATCCCAGGGTGATGAGGGTTCTGGCCATGACATGGGTCAGGAACCGGGGGGGAACATGGAAGAGATTCATGGGTGGGGAAATGCTCAAAGAGATGATGAAGATCCATCAGAAGATTTTCTGAATGATGAGAATGAGCCTGAGGATGGAGAGACAGGGATGCAGAATGAATGGCGAGAAGTTGGGGAATTGGATCTGAACACCAGGTGA
- the LOC105051020 gene encoding uncharacterized protein: protein MDGLQWITVHQVQVSAGGELTGMPGLMWRVIHHGIWVVYLGVVQAIISPESTGNVAWRTPMAVAATSWFISQTLLFSSKKLSPTIRMASKAVHSSSQSITPSSSPLKVVDSHLHVWASPQEAAEKYPYFPGQEPSIPGDLDFLLKCMSEAGVDCALIVQPINHMFDHSLVTSVLKRQPSKFIGCCLANPAEDGSGLKQLEDLVLKDGYRAVRFNPYLWPSGQKMTNDLGKAMFSKAGELGIPVGIMCMKGLSLHISEIEELCTTYPSTVVLLDHMAFCKPPVNDEEQETFSALLNFSRFPQVYVKFSALFRLSRKPYPYEDTGELLSQAISSYGANRVMWGSDFPYVVPECGYKEAKEAVSLIASQMHVSSSDLEWIMGRTAMQLFQHS, encoded by the exons ATGGACGGTCTACAGTGGATCACGGTCCACCAAGTGCAGGTCTCAGCGGGAGGGGAACTAACAGGAATGCCAGGGttaatgtggcgtgttatccaccatgggatttggGTGGTCTACCTGGGCgtggtccaggcaataatttctccaGAGAGTACAGGTAACGTCGCATGGAGGACTCCTATGGCCGTTGCTGCCACTTCCTGGTTTATCTCACAGACACTCCTCTTCTCCTCCAAGAAGCTCTCACCCACCATAAGAATGGCTTCCAAAGCCGTACACTCCTCGTCCCAATCTATtactccttcttcctctcctctgaAGGTTGTGGACTCCCATCTCCATGTCTGGGCTTCTCCCCAAGAG gcTGCAGAGAAGTATCCTTATTTTCCGGGCCAGGAGCCTTCGATCCCTGGAGACCTTGATTTCTTGCTCAAG TGTATGTCAGAAGCAGGAGTGGATTGTGCTCTCATCGTGCAGCCCATAAATCATATGTTCGACCATTCTTTGGTAACTAG TGTTTTGAAGAGGCAGCCATCAAAATTCATTGGTTGTTGTCTTGCAAATCCCGCAGAAGATGGAAGTGGGCTTAAGCAGCTAGAAGATTTAGTTTTGAAG GATGGATATCGTGCTGTTCGATTCAACCCATATTTGTGGCCTTCTGGTCAAAAG ATGACAAATGATCTTGGTAAAGCAATGTTCTCGAAAGCAGGAGAGCTTGGTATTCCAGTTGGAATTATGTGTATGAAG GGTCTTAGTTTACACATTTCAGAAATAGAGGAGCTATGCACAACCTACCCTTCAACCGTTGTGTTACTTGATCACATGGCTTTCTGCAAACCACCAGT AAACGATGAGGAACAAGAAACCTTCTCTGCACTGCTGAATTTTTCCAGATTCCCACAG GTTTACGTGAAGTTCAGTGCCCTCTTCCGCTTGTCAAGGAAACCATATCCATATGAAGATACTGGAGAACTTCTTTCCCAAGCGATCTCCAGCTATGGGGCCAATCGTGTCATGTGGGGAAG TGATTTCCCCTACGTGGTTCCGGAGTGCGGCTATAAGGAGGCAAAGGAGGCTGTCTCTCTTATTGCAAGTCAGATGCATGTTTCATCATCTGATTTGGAGTGGATAATGGGCAGAACAGCAATGCAACTCTTCCAACACTCCTAG
- the LOC105051021 gene encoding pentatricopeptide repeat-containing protein At1g74630, producing the protein MTSISPLPSPTVTPADQWAQKTFQTLKFGGVAGGRDHRLRPSSLSGATTDELCRLLRSLPDPSPPSSYNALIKAFALSGAHLDALRAYTLMRARSVPPDPFTLPAVLRSAAALPSLATALEAHGLAVKSGLDAHLPLCTALVGAYCSCGHPDFARRVFDRTDGRDAISYNTMIAGHVKCGDFELARDLFDRMRVRNVSSWNTILDMYCKIGDLRAARRLFDEMPERNIVSWNAMISGHAKAGDFVFARELFDLMPERNVVSWNAVIGSYFHCGFFSETLDLFRMMQASDIKPNEVTVVAVLPACAHLGALDLGQWVHAYIQKQRIKMDLYVTAALVDMYGRCGNLEDARKVFYHAVKRDAFLCSTMIEVFAMHGRSQEAFQVFDFMRSKGIWPNAVTFKGLLRVCAHGGLVEFGLKYFNMMREQFKLMPKVEHFGCMVDLLGRAGHLEEAHDLILGMPMEPPPMVWASLLSACKIHGNVKLAEEVAFHLIELEPQSCANYVMLANIYSKANRWEDAAKMRRMMKEKGAVKKLGCSSIEVSNGVHEFFAGDQHHPHCRQIYQMLDHMAIRLKRKGYVPCTSSVLHDVDSNGREQVLLHHSEKLALAYGLITTEKGTTIRIFKNLRVCNDCHQFLKLASQHYDRQVIVRDCNRFHHFVGGSCSCSDYW; encoded by the coding sequence ATGACCTCCATCTCCCCTCTTCCGTCCCCAACCGTTACCCCCGCCGACCAATGGGCCCAGAAGACCTTCCAAACCCTCAAATTCGGCGGCGTCGCCGGTGGCCGCGACCACCGCCTCCGCCCCTCTTCCCTATCCGGCGCAACCACCGACGAGCTCTGCCGTCTCCTCCGCTCCCTCCCGGAcccctctcctccctcctcctacaacgcccttatcaAGGCCTTCGCCCTCTCCGGCGCCCATCTCGACGCCCTCCGCGCGTACACCCTCATGCGCGCTCGCTCCGTCCCCCCCGACCCCTTCACACTTCCCGCCGTCCTGCGCTCCGCCGCCGCTCTCCCCTCCCTCGCCACCGCCCTTGAAGCCCACGGCCTCGCCGTAAAGTCCGGCCTCGACGCCCACCTTCCCCTCTGCACCGCCCTCGTGGGCGCCTACTGCTCTTGCGGCCACCCCGATTTCGCCCGCCGCGTCTTCGACCGGACTGACGGCCGTGACGCCATTAGCTACAATACCATGATAGCCGGCCACGTGAAGTGCGGCGACTTCGAGCTCGCCCGCGATCTCTTTGATCGAATGCGGGTGAGAAATGTCTCTTCTTGGAATACCATTCTCGATATGTACTGCAAGATAGGTGATCTTCGGGCAGCAAGGAGGCTTTTTGATGAAATGCCTGAGAGAAATATCGTCTCCTGGAATGCCATGATCTCTGGGCACGCTAAAGCTGGCGACTTTGTTTTTGCGAGGGAGTTGTTTGATTTGATGCCGGAGAGAAATGTGGTGTCTTGGAATGCAGTGATTGGTAGCTACTTCCACTGTGGGTTCTTCTCTGAGACTTTGGATTTGTTCAGGATGATGCAAGCTTCAGACATCAAGCCCAATGAGGTTACTGTTGTCGCGGTGTTACCAGCCTGTGCTCATCTGGGGGCATTGGATCTTGGACAATGGGTTCATGCCTACATTCAGAAGCAAAGGATAAAGATGGATCTCTATGTGACTGCTGCACTTGTTGACATGTATGGCAGGTGTGGCAATTTGGAGGATGCTCGAAAAGTTTTTTACCATGCAGTGAAAAGGGATGCATTTTTGTGCAGTACAATGATCGAGGTCTTTGCAATGCATGGGAGATCGCAGGAGGCATTTCAGGTCTTCGATTTTATGAGAAGTAAAGGGATTTGGCCAAATGCTGTTACCTTTAAGGGGCTCTTGAGGGTCTGCGCTCATGGTGGGCTGGTGGAGTTTGGGTTGAAATATTTCAACATGATGAGGGAGCAGTTCAAATTGATGCCAAAGGTGGAACATTTTGGGTGCATGGTGGATTTGCTTGGCCGAGCTGGACATCTGGAAGAGGCTCATGACTTGATTTTGGGCATGCCAATGGAGCCTCCACCCATGGTGTGGGCATCTTTGCTCAGCGCTTGTAAAATCCATGGCAATGTGAAGTTAGCAGAGGAGGTGGCATTCCATCTCATAGAATTGGAACCTCAAAGTTGTGCAAACTATGTTATGCTGGCTAACATATATTCTAAAGCTAATAGGTGGGAAGATGCAGCAAAAATGAGGAGGATGATGAAGGAGAAGGGAGCTGTAAAGAAGCTTGGGTGCAGTTCGATCGAGGTGAGCAATGGAGTTCATGAATTCTTTGCCGGAGACCAACATCATCCTCATTGCAGACAGATATATCAAATGCTGGACCACATGGCTATAAGATTGAAGAGGAAGGGATATGTACCATGCACTTCTTCTGTGTTGCATGATGTGGATAGCAATGGAAGGGAGCAAGTACTCCTCCATCATAGTGAGAAATTGGCTCTTGCTTATGGACTAATAACCACGGAGAAGGGAACTACCATTCGAATATTTAAGAACCTACGTGTTTGCAATGATTGTCATCAGTTCTTGAAGCTGGCTTCGCAGCATTATGATAGGCAAGTGATAGTGAGGGACTGCAACCGTTTTCACCATTTTGTTGGGGGGTCTTGTTCTTGCTCAGATTATTGGTGA